GCGACAACTACATCGCCGCCGAGCAGTTCATCAAGTCCGGCAAGTTTGGCCCCATCAAAATGGTAGAGCTGACTTGGAACGTGAACCAGCCCGGCCGCTGGCGGCGGCCCGAGCTGGTGGCCCAGCTGCGCGAGGCCGACGTGGACTGGAAGCGCTACCTGATGAACCGCCCCGCCGAGGCCTACGACCCGCGCAAGTACCTGGAATATCGTCTATTCTGGCCCTATTCGTCGGGCCTGCCGGGCCAGTGGATGAGCCACCAGATTGACACCGTGCACTGGTTCACGGGCCTGCCCCACCCGCGCAGCGTGGTGGCCAACGGCGGCATTTACATGTGGAAGGACGGCCGCCGCAACTGGGACACCCTGACGGCGGTGTTCGACTATGGGCCCCTGGACAACCCGGCCGAGGGCTTCCAGGTCACGTTTGGCTCGCGGATGGACAACGGCGACGAGAATCCGGCCGAAATTTACTACGCCAACGGCGGGGAGCTAAACCTGATTACCAACAAGGTTTCGCCCAAGGGCGGCCTCACCAAGCAGCACGCCGACGCTATGCACTTGGCCCCCAACCTGCTGACTGAGTTTAGCCTGGCCAACACCGCCGCGGCGGTCGCCTCGGCCAACACCGGCGGCGACGTGCTGACCTCCAACCACGTGCGCAACTGGATGGAGTGCGTGCGCAGCCGCCAGCAGCCCCACGCCCCCGTGGAGGCCGGCTACAGCCACTCCATCGCCAACATCATGACCACGGCCGCCGCCCACACCGGGCTCAAAGCCACGTTTGACGAAAAGACGCAGGAAGTGATGGTGGGCGGCAAAGTGTTCAAATACTAGCCCGCCGCGCATACAATGAACCGATTCACGTTATCCGGCGCAGGCGCCGCGCTGCTGGTACTGGGGGCCCTGGCCGAAGCCAGGGCCCAAAAGGCCGAGCCCGTGCGCGTCATCAAAGACGCCAAG
This genomic stretch from Hymenobacter sp. PAMC 26628 harbors:
- a CDS encoding Gfo/Idh/MocA family protein is translated as MLNEPNPRRLFLKQAALVSAGALVAPKLAWSASSYKRIMGANDRVRVGVVGFSDRHRNSHMPSFLNHYKELNFDVVGVSDIWSKRRLEGAALWKEKLGHDVAAYRNNDELYASKSVDAVFIGTADFQHALHAIEAVQAGCDAYVEKPFAETMADNRAALKAIKGAKQIVQIGSQRRSGDNYIAAEQFIKSGKFGPIKMVELTWNVNQPGRWRRPELVAQLREADVDWKRYLMNRPAEAYDPRKYLEYRLFWPYSSGLPGQWMSHQIDTVHWFTGLPHPRSVVANGGIYMWKDGRRNWDTLTAVFDYGPLDNPAEGFQVTFGSRMDNGDENPAEIYYANGGELNLITNKVSPKGGLTKQHADAMHLAPNLLTEFSLANTAAAVASANTGGDVLTSNHVRNWMECVRSRQQPHAPVEAGYSHSIANIMTTAAAHTGLKATFDEKTQEVMVGGKVFKY